In the Oncorhynchus keta strain PuntledgeMale-10-30-2019 chromosome 14, Oket_V2, whole genome shotgun sequence genome, one interval contains:
- the LOC118393111 gene encoding coiled-coil domain-containing protein 92-like: MASHNGTLENQLHSAQKNLLFLQQDHAKTLKGLHAEIRRLQQHCTDLTYELTVRSSDPTDSSEARCRELHSKCEELEAQLKVKEEENTELLRDLEQKNAMISVLENTIKEREKKYLEELKMKSHKLAVLSGELEQRASTIAYLTSQLHTTKKKLLAGSSSEASPNVSPVSSYKPTPPPAKDRQPGPETPRRRMKKSLSQPLHSELTEVYRLGSDGRRMVLREAVDAMPDPTPFLQASRDTHDLQMVRDRPAVIPPIACDRSSSPRHSPARDRQHHAHVGVAHRTHHCTPPVVSPQPELEILAVDQVNGGKVVRKRSGADRTV; this comes from the exons ATGGCATCCCACAATGGTACCCTGGAGAATCAGCTGCACAGCGCCCAGAAGAACCTGCTCTTCCTCCAGCAGGACCATGCCAAAACACTGAAAGGTCTACATGCAGAGATCCGCAGACTACAACAGCACTGCACAG ACTTGACCTATGAGCTAACAGTGAGAAGTTCAGATCCAACAG ACAGCAGTGAGGCACGCTGCAGGGAACTGCACAGTAAGTGCGAGGAGCTGGAGGCTCAGCTgaaggtgaaggaggaggagaacacgGAGCTGCTGAGAGACCTGGAGCAGAAGAACGCCATGATCTCTGTCCTGGAGAACACCatcaaggagagggagaagaagtacCTGGAGGAGCTGAAGATGAAGAGCCACAAGCTGGCTGTCCTGTCTGGGGAGCTAGAGCAGAGAGCCAGCACCATAGCCTACCTCACCTCTCAGCTCCACACCACCAAGAAAAAGCTCCTGGCAGGCAGTTCCTCTGAGGCCAGTCCCAACGTCAGCCCTGTGAGCTCCTACAAGCCCACCCCTCCCCCAGCTAAAGACCGGCAGCCTGGCCCTGAGACCCCTCGCCGCCGCATGAAGAAGAGCCTGTCTCAGCCGCTGCACTCTGAGTTAACCGAGGTATACCGGCTGGGTTCTGATGGGAGGAGGATGGTCCTACGGGAGGCGGTGGATGCCATGCCTGACCCCACCCCCTTCCTGCAGGCATCTCGAGACACCCATGATCTGCAGATGGTACGAGACCGGCCTGCCGTCATCCCCCCCATCGCCTGTGACCGCTCGTCCAGCCCCCGCCACAGCCCGGCACGGGACCGCCAGCACCATGCACACGTGGGCGTTGCACACCGTACCCACCATTGCACCCCTCCCGTGGTTTCTCCTCAGCCAGAGCTGGAGATCCTGGCTGTGGACCAGGTCAATGGGGGCAAGGTGGTGAGGAAGCGCTCTGGggcagacagaacagtttaa